From one Actinomyces sp. Marseille-P3109 genomic stretch:
- the pyrR gene encoding bifunctional pyr operon transcriptional regulator/uracil phosphoribosyltransferase PyrR produces the protein MAERSSGASSAPSQGKEILGPPEIARSLFRIAHEILERNHGAQDVVVLGIPSGGVPLAQRLVEALAVAAAGGMQQPAATAPRIPVGTLDITMYRDDLGRHPIRVPRPTEIPQGGVDGKVVILVDDVLYSGRTIRAALDALGAIGRPRAVQLATLVDRGHRELPIRADYVGKNLPTSRSEKVVVSLTELGASTDAVTIVPADVPAESSSERSDQEATR, from the coding sequence ATGGCCGAACGTTCGTCAGGCGCTTCCAGCGCACCATCCCAGGGCAAGGAGATCCTCGGTCCCCCCGAGATAGCCCGTTCCCTGTTCCGTATCGCGCACGAGATCTTGGAGCGCAACCACGGAGCCCAGGACGTTGTCGTCCTGGGGATCCCCAGCGGGGGAGTCCCTCTGGCTCAGAGACTGGTCGAGGCGCTCGCCGTTGCCGCGGCCGGAGGAATGCAGCAGCCCGCAGCCACGGCCCCCAGAATCCCGGTCGGCACGCTGGACATCACCATGTACCGCGATGATCTGGGGCGTCACCCCATCCGCGTGCCGCGCCCCACTGAGATCCCCCAGGGCGGCGTCGACGGCAAGGTCGTCATTCTCGTCGACGACGTCCTTTACTCCGGCCGCACGATCCGGGCGGCCCTTGACGCCCTGGGCGCCATCGGTCGCCCTCGAGCAGTCCAGCTGGCGACCCTCGTGGACCGAGGTCACCGCGAGCTACCCATCCGAGCCGACTACGTGGGCAAGAACCTGCCGACGTCCCGCTCCGAGAAGGTCGTGGTCTCCCTGACCGAGCTCGGCGCCTCCACCGACGCCGTCACCATCGTCCCCGCAGATGTGCCCGCCGAGTCCTCGAGCGAGCGTTCCGACCAGGAGGCCACCCGATGA